In a single window of the Gossypium hirsutum isolate 1008001.06 chromosome A13, Gossypium_hirsutum_v2.1, whole genome shotgun sequence genome:
- the LOC107933256 gene encoding dirigent protein 22 gives MASFVSQTFLITFSLFSPFFITINGEFSIQSIVTSTKRMEKMTHLHFYFHDTISGKHPTAMQIIKPHNRSAGGSFGITFMADDPLTEKPESSSKLVGRAQGIYALASQHDVGLLMVMNFAFFEGTYNGSALSILGRNEIFHHVREMPVVGGTGIFRFARGYALAKTVWSNQKGDAIVEYNVSVVHY, from the coding sequence ATGGCTTCCTTTGTTTCTCAAACTTTCCTCATCACCTTCTCCCTCTTCTCACCTTTCTTCATTACAATCAATGGAGAATTCTCGATTCAATCCATTGTAACATCCACAAAACGCATGGAGAAAATGACCCATCTCCATTTCTATTTCCATGACACTATAAGTGGCAAACACCCAACAGCCATGCAAATCATCAAGCCACATAACAGGTCAGCAGGTGGTTCATTTGGTATCACTTTCATGGCAGATGATCCATTGACTGAAAAACCCGAGTCGAGTTCGAAACTCGTCGGGAGAGCTCAAGGGATTTACGCTTTGGCTTCTCAACATGATGTCGGATTGCTTATGGTCATGAATTTCGCTTTCTTTGAAGGAACTTACAATGGGAGTGCACTTAGCATCCTTGGAAGGAATGAAATTTTTCATCATGTTAGGGAAATGCCGGTTGTCGGAGGTACCGGAATTTTCCGGTTTGCTCGAGGCTATGCTTTGGCTAAAACAGTTTGGTCTAACCAGAAAGGAGACGCTATAGTTGAATATAATGTTTCTGTTGTACACTACTGA